A genomic window from Sceloporus undulatus isolate JIND9_A2432 ecotype Alabama chromosome 9, SceUnd_v1.1, whole genome shotgun sequence includes:
- the NUMBL gene encoding LOW QUALITY PROTEIN: numb-like protein (The sequence of the model RefSeq protein was modified relative to this genomic sequence to represent the inferred CDS: inserted 2 bases in 1 codon; deleted 1 base in 1 codon), which produces MNKLRQSLRRKKPAYVPEASRPHQWQADEEAVRKGRCSFPVRYLGHAEVEESRGMHVCEEAVKKLKASGRKSVKSVLWVSADGLRVVDDKTKDLIVDQTIEKVSFCAPDRNFDKAFSYICRDGTTRRWICHCFLALKDSGERLSHAVGCAFAACLERKQKREKECGVTASFDATRTSFAREGSFRLPGPTTTRPSGARPPQDRKKAEAVAVPSAPPPAPAQPASASPPQGAMSPEEKAEAGSAHAIPRRHAPLEQLVRQGSFRGFPTLSQKNSPFKRQLSLRLNELPSTLQRKGHNGDAVIELESTPNGDSDGITALCSQIDASLTQPAGEPPSSAPLNGTLGHPTATVPMEGGGTAPSTWTNNSAGASVTPPFQPGHKRTPSEAERWLEEVAKAAKAQQQVAVAVAMPAFPLSYDTATAPQPLGMFVPPHMPPAFVPMSSAYPPAVPYTSMPSVPVVGITPSQMVANAFCSATQAPATNLGSKASPFPQNLLGPTMQPKANGNAWPPEQTQPVPPAPCHEPPDPFEEQWAALESNKPPFCPXNPFSGDRQKTFEIEL; this is translated from the exons ATGAACAAGCTGCGGCAGAGCCTGAGACGCAAGAAGCCAGCTTATGTCCCAGAGGCAAGCCGACCCCACCAGTGGCAAGCGGATGAAGAGGCTGTACGCAAGGGACGCTGCAGTTTCCCTGTGCGG TATCTAGGCCATGCTGAAGTGGAAGAGTCCCGGGGTATGCATGTTTGTGAAGAAGCTGTCAAGAAGCTGAAAGCG AGTGGTCGCAAATCTGTGAAGTCGGTGCTTTGGGTCTCAGCTGATGGGCTGCGTGTCGTGGATGACAAGACCAAG GATCTGATTGTGGACCAAACTATTGAGAAGGTTTCTTTCTGTGCTCCTGATCGCAACTTCGACAAAGCATTTTCCTACATCTGCAGGGATGGCACCACCCGCCGCTGGATCTGCCACTGCTTCCTGGCACTGAAAGATTCG GGTGAACGCTTGAGCCACGCCGTGGGTTGTGCCTTTGCCGCTTGCCTGGAGCGCAAACAGAAGCGGGAGAAGGAGTGTGGAGTGACGGCTTCTTTCGACGCCACTCGCACCAGCTTCGCACGAGAGGGCTCCTTCCGCCTGCCAGGCCCCACCACCACGCGCCCCTCGGGAGCACGTCCCCCCCAGGACAGGAAGAAAG CTGAAGCAGTGGCAGTGCCCTCAGCTCCTCCTCCGGCCCCTGCGCAACCTGCCAGTGCCTCTCCGCCTCAGGGGGCCATGTCTCCGGAAGAGAAGGCCGAAGCAGGGAGCGCCCATGCCATCCCTCGCCGCCATGCC CCCTTGGAGCAGCTGGTACGGCAGGGCTCTTTCCGGGGCTTCCCCACCCTGAGCCAGAAGAACTCGCCCTTCAAGAGACAGCTCTCTTTGCGACTGAACGAACTGCCCTCCACGCTGCAGCGCAAGGGGCACAATGGTGATGCAG TGATAGAACTTGAATCCACGCCCAATGGAGATTCAGATGGGATCACCGCCCTTTGCAGTCAGATTGATGCCTCGCTCACCCAGCCGGCTGGGGAGCCGCCTAGTAGTGCACCTCTCAATGGTACCCTTGGCCATCCCACTGCCACAGTGCCCATGGAAGGGGGCGGCACAG ctCCCTCCACATGGACCAACAATTCTGCCGGAGCCTCAGTAACTCCTCCATTCCAGCCTGGGCACAAGCGGACACCTTCAGAAGCTGAACGCTGGTTGGAGGAGGTGGCCAAGGCTGCCAAGGCCCAGCAGCAGGTGGCCGTTGCAGTGGCAATGCCTGCTTTCCCCCTGAGCTATGATACTGCCACTGCCCCACAACCTCTGGGGATGTTTGTCCCACCTCACATGCCGCCGGCCTTTGTGCCAATGAGCTCTGCTTATCCGCCGGCAGTGCCATACACCTCCATGCCTAGCGTGCCAGTGGTGGGTATCACTCCCTCCCAGATGGTGGCCAATGCCTTCTGCTCAGCCACACAGGCACCTGCCACAAACCTAGGGTCCAAAGCCAGTCCTTTCCCTCAAAACCTGCTGGGTCCCACAATGCAGCCCAAAGCCAACGGGAATGCCTGGCCCCCTGAGCAGACCCAGCCAGTGCCCCCTGCCCCATGCCATGAGCCCCCCGACCCCTTTGAAGAGCAGTGGGCTGCTTTGGAGTCCAACAAGCCCCCCTTCTGTCC AAACCCCTTTTCTGGCGACCGGCAGAAAACCTTTGAAATAGAACTGTGA